The following is a genomic window from Campylobacter lari subsp. lari.
TTATAGGTTCTTTTTATGAAATAAAAGAGCTTGATTTTTTAATTGCTCCTTTTGTGATGCCTAGTTTTAAAGCTTGGGTTTTTATTATTTTAATGGGTGTTTTTGGAGCGATGTATCAAATTCATGTTACCAAAGCTTATGGGGTAGCAAAAAAAGCAGGAGTTGTTGCTGGGGTTAGTTATATAGATGTAGTTTTTACTTTATTTTTGGGCATATTATTAGGAGATGATTTTCCTAGTTTGATGGTTTTTGTAGGAATTTTTAGCATTATTATAGGAGGAATTATTTTGGTTAGTAAGCAAACAAAAGGAAATAAAAATGGAAAATAAAACAGATTTAATTTATGGTTTAGAAGATAGACCGCCTTTTGCTAAAGCTTTTTTTGCTGCTTTGGTGCATTTGATGGCTATGTTTGTGGCTGTGATTACACCTGCTTTATTAATTTGCAAGGGTCTTGGAGTAGATGATGTTAATACAGCTAGAATTATATGCATGTCACTTTTTGCCTCAGGTGTTGCTTCGCTTTTACAGATTAAAACTTGGGGTCCTATAGGGAGTGGACTTTTATCTATTCAAGGGACTAGTTTTAACTTTGTTGCACCTATTATACTAGGTGGGCTTGTTTTAAAAAATAATGGTTTATCGCAAGAAGCAATGCTTGGGGCTATTTTTGGCACTTTAATGCTTTGTTCTACCACTGAAATGATTATTTCTCAAATTTTACCTTTTATTAGAAGAGTGATTTCGCCTTTGGTTTCAGGTATAGTAGTGATGATTATAGGTCTTAGTTTGATTAATGTTGGTCTTGTGAGTGCAGGAGGTGGATTTGCAGCTAAGGCAAGTGGTGAGTTTGGTTCTTTACAAAATTTATTATTGGCTGGAGTTGTGATTTTTAGCATTATTGTTTTAAATCGCTTTGATAATGCATATATAAGAATTTCTTCTTTGTTTATAGCTATGATAATAGGACTTTTAGTGGCTATGACTTTTGAAAATTTTAGTTTTAATTTTAATGAAAATTTACCTTTAATGTTTTTACCCGATCCTTTGCATTATGGTTTGAGTATTGATTATAATCTCATTTTACCTTTGATTTTGGTTTTTATGGTAACTTCTTTAGAGACAATTGGTGATATTAGTGCTACTAGTGAAGTTTCTAATCAGCCAGTTAAAGGTGAGCTTTATGCAAAAAGATTAAAAGGTGGGGTTTTAGCTAATGGTTTTAATTCTTTTGTTTCTGCCTTTTTTAATACTTTTCCAAACTCATGTTTTGGACAAAATAATGGCGTTATAGCCCTAACAGGTGTTGCAAGTCGTTATGTAGGGTTTATTGTAGCTTTTATGTTGATGATTTTGGGTTTATTTCCTATTGTGGCTGATATTACTTTGCAAATTCCAGAGCCTATTTTAGGTGGAGCAACTTTAGTAATGTTTGGCACTATAGCTGCAACGGGAGTTAGGATTATCTCTAAAGAAAATTTAAACCGTCGTTCTATTATCATCATAGCTATGAGTTTGGGTATAGGGCTTGGAGTTTCTAATAATCCTGACATTTTAGAATTTATGCCAATGTGGTTTAAAACTTTATTTTCTTCAGGGATTGCAGCAGGTGGGATTACGGCTATTATTTTAAATTTTGTTTTCCCTCTTGAAGAAAATAATAAAAATAAAGTAAAATAATAAAAAAACAAGGAAAAATGATGAAAAAAATGATACTAATAGCAGGGCCTTGTGTGATAGAAAATGAAGAGCTTGTTTTTAAGGTTGCACAAGAGCTTGAATGCTTTTTAAAAGATGATAGAATTGATTTTTATTTTAAATCAAGTTTTGATAAGGCAAATAGAACGAGCATTAATAGCTTTAGAGGACCAGGTCTTGAAAAAGGTTTGGAAATTTTACAAAAAGTGAAAGATAAATTTGGCATGCAAATACTTACTGATATTCATGAGAGTTCTCAAGCGAGCATAGCGGCTGAGGTTGTAGATGTTTTACAAATTCCAGCCTTTTTATGCAGGCAAACTGATTTATTAGTGGCTGCTGCTAAAACAAAGGCTAAAATAAATGTAAAAAAAGGGCAATTTTTAAATCCTGAAGATATTAAATACAGCGTAGCTAAAATTTTACAAACTAGAGGCGTTATCGAAGAAGGTTTTGAAATAGCCAAAGAAAATGGTGTTTTTGTAGCTGAGAGAGGTTCAAGTTTTGGCTATGGAAATTTGGTTGTTGATATGAGAAGTTTGGTTATCATGAGAAAATACGCTCCTGTTATTTTTGATGCTACTCATAGTGTGCAAATGCCAGGAATAAATGGTGGAAGTAGTGGAGGTAAAAGTGAATTTGTAGAGCCTTTAGCAAGAGCTGCAGCTGCTGTTGGCGTGGATGGATTTTTCTTTGAAACTCATCTTGATCCTTGCAAAGCTTTGTGTGATGGACCAAATATGCTTGATATTTCAAGACTTAAAAATTGTGTTGATACGCTTTTAAAAATTCAAGAAATCATTTAAAAAAGGAAAAATATGAAGATAATAGAAGGAAATTTAAGCTTAAAAGGTGATGAGAAAATTGCAATTATTAACGCAAGATTTAATCATATTATCACAGATCGTTTGGTTGAGGGTGCTAAAGATGCATTTTTAAGACACGGGGGCAAGGAAGAGAACTTAAGTCTTATTTTAGTACCAGGTGCTTTTGAAATTCCATTTGCGTTAAAACAAGCTTGTGAGAGTAAAAAATTTGATGGAATTTGTTGTGTTGGAGCGGTAATTCGTGGAAGTACGCCACATTTTGATTATGTAGCAGCTGAAACTACTAAAGGTATAGCAAGTGTGGGGCTTGGAGCTAATGTGCCTGTAAGCTTTGGGGTTTTAACAACTGATACTTTAGAGCAAGCCATAGAAAGAGCAGGTAGTAAAGCAGGTAATAAGGGCTTTGAAGCTATGCTTACTGTGGTTGAAATGCTTAATTTAATCCAAAAAATTAAGGCTTAAAATGGCTACTAGACACCAAGTAAGACAAAGTATTGTTTCTTTGCTTTATGCAGCACAGTTAAATCAAGAAAATAAAGATTTTATCAATGAATTTTTAGATGAGAAAAAAATTCGTAATGACCAAAGAAAATTCACTCTAGATTTGTATAATGGTATTAATGAGCAACTTGCTTTGCTTGATGAGAAAATTAATGAGTGCTTAAAAGAGCATAAGTTAGATGGAGTAGCTAGTATAGAAAAGGCCATTTTGCGTTTGGGTGCTTATGAGATTTTATTTACTTCTACACAAAAAGCGATTATTATTAATGAGGCCATAGAGCTTGCAAAAGAAATGGCAGGGGATAATGCTCCTAAATTTATCAATGGGGTACTAGATAAAATCAACAAGGAAGTGCAATGAAACTTTGCGTGGCTTTTGATGTGACAAGCTATGATGAGTGTATAAATTTAGCCAAAGAATTAAAAGGTTTAGATCTTTGGGTTAAAATAGGGCTTAGATCGTATTTAAGAGATGGAGTAAAGCTTTTAGAGGCGATTAAAAAAGTGGATAATTTTAAAATCTTTTTAGATTTAAAGCTTTATGATATACCAAATACTATGGCAGATGCTTGTGAAGAACTTGCTAAGCTTGATGTAAATATGTTTAATATCCATGCAAGTGCAGGTAAAAGTGCTATGTGTATGATTATGGAGCGCTTAAATACTTTAAGCAAAAGACCTTTGGTGCTTGCTGTATCTGCTTTAACTAGTTTTGATGAGCAAGAATTTTTTAGTGTATATAAACAAGATATTAAACAAGCTGTTAAGGATTTTTCTAAAATTAGTTATGAAAGCGGTCTTGATGGTATGGTTTGCTCAGTATATGAAAGCTTGCTGATAAAAGAAAATACAAGTACAAATTTTATTACATTAACACCTGGTATCCGTCCGTTTAAAGAAAATTCAGATGATCAAAAAAGAGTAGCTGATATACAGTGTGCTAAGGATAATTTATCAGATTTTATCGTGGTTGGAAGACCTATTTATAAAGCAAAAGAGCCTAGAAAGATTTGCGAGAATATATTAGAGCATTTAAAATAAGCCTTAAGGCTTATTTTAAATAAACTTTCATTTTTTTATTTTCTAAAATAATTCCTTCATCATCACTAATGATTTTAAATTCTCCATTAAAGTATCTTAGGAAATTGTCTTCAAATTTCATAGATTCTTGATCGCAAAGCATTTTTGTTGAAGCAAGATTGTCTTCTATTTTTATGCTACTTCCTTGATCTTTATAATTTCCAAAAAATCTATTGCATCCTGCTGTTCCAAAAAGCCTTTTGTCTTTATTGTCAAAACTAATACTTGTTTTTGTATTTTGAGGAAGCTCGTAGCTTTTTCCATTTGCTTCATAAGAACTTATGGTAAATTCTTTATTTTGTAAATCATCAACACTTAAATTTGTCACAGAACACCCACTAAAAACAGCTAAGCTTGCTATGCTTAATGCGATTATTTTTTTCATTTTTATTCTCCTTATACATGAAAATGTTTTAATTCATCTTCTAAATTTTGACAAACTACATTTAACTCATGGGCAACATCAAGTAAAATTTTTGAAATTTCTTCATTTTTATCACTTAATTTTACCGTTTCTTGCATTTTATCAAGTAAAGACTGTAAAGTTTCTTGTGTGCTTGAGATTTTTTGCATACAAGCATTTGCTAAGTCTCTTGCATTTTCATTGCAAACTTTTACTTCATTGGTTCCTTCTACCAGATCTTTTGCGTCTTGATTTAAAGAATTAATTTCTTTAGCATTATATTTTAGTTCTTTAGAAACTTCATTAATACTATCCACTAATTGCTTGGTAACAATAGCAATATTTTTTAAAAATTCTTCTGAACTTTGAGCAAGATTTCTTACATCTTCAGCGATAACTGAAAAACCACGACCAAATTCTCCAGCACGAGCAGCTTCAATACCTGCATTTAATGATAAAAGATTAGTTTTATCAGCAATTTCTCCCATCATATCAGAAGCTTTTTTGATCTCTTCTGCTTGTTTTTCCATAACTTCAACTTTTTGAGATAAAACATCTTCATTTTCTGCAACAACTCTTACTTTATCCACTACCTGATTTAATGAATCAAGCATAGTATTTAAAACTTCAAAAGATTTTGTATTGGCTTTATTTGCATTGTTTGAAAGCTCGGCAAGATCTTGTAACTCTGTATGAATTTGTTCACTTAAATGATAAGATTCATCAGTTTTTGTATGTCCTTCTTTTGTTCTATTTGCTAGATCAAGCGCATTGGTATTTAAAAGCTTAGATTGTTTATCTACCATTTGAGAATTTTCATTAGTAGAAATCACCGCATTTTGAATTTTTTCAATAAATTGGTTGATGTAGGTACAAGCTTTGCCTATCTCATCAGTGCTTTTTATGTTGATTCTTGCGCGTAAATCTCCATCACCGCTAGCTAATTCTTTAGCATGTTTTAAAAGATCTAAAACAGGATTGCCAACAACAATTTTTAAAATATAAAGCACAGCAAAAACAGTAAAAAGTAAAGCTACACTAAAAATTATAATGTAAGTTTTAGCTGAATTTGCCAAATCATCATCTATATGTTTTAAGTCATTATACATATCCATAACACCCAAAACATCACCTTCTTTAGCATTAGCATGACAAGCTAAGCAACTTTCATTAGCGATTAATGGGCGTATAAGTCTTAGATAATGTCCTTGATTGTTATTAATCTCAACTGCTTTAATTTCTGGCTTGTTAAATTGTTCATTGATGATATTTTCATCGCTTTTTGCATATTTTTGCATTTCAAAAAGTTCAATTGTGCTCTTTGAAGGATAAATTTTAATATCTTTTATACCTTCAATTTCTCCAGCATCTTTTATAGCTTGTTCTATAATGGCAGGATCACCTAAATTCATCGCCATTCTTAATGTTTGAAAAACAGAAGTGCTTAAGGTGTCTAAATTTGCACGACTGATTCTATCGGTCGTTTGCTGAGAATCTTTTTGCAAGATAATTTGCATAATAATAAAACTAATTAGCAATGTAGAAATCATTGCTAAAGATATCTTTGCACCTATGCTTTTAAACATTTGAAGCTCCTTGTGTTAATGTAAAAAGTGTCTTATGCCACTAAAGTATAGCGCAATGCCATATTCATTAGCAGCTTGGATGATATCCTCATCTCTTATGCTTCCTCCTGGTTCGATAATGGCCTTTACACCTATTTTGCTAGCCTCATCTATACTGTCTCTAAATGGAAAGAAAGCCTCGCTTGCTAAAACACAACCTTGCAAATCAAGTCCCATTTCCTTGGCCTTATTAATAGCTGCTTTAGCCGCATCAATACGACTTGTCATACCCATACCAATGGCTACCATAGCTCCATTTTTTACATAAACTACATTGTTTGATTTGGTAAATGCAGCAATTTTCATAGCTATTTCAAGATCTTTTAATTCTTGTTCATTAGCCTCTCTTTCGCTTTTTAATACTGCATTTTTTAATTCATCTTCTTTGACTTCATCGCTATCTTGATATACAAAACCACCATCTATGTGTTTAAAATCATATTTATCATAAGCTCTAGTTAAAAATGGCGCTTTTTGTGTAAAGATTTTAATACGCTTTTTATCTTTAAAAACTTCCAAAGCATCATCATCTACATTTGCTGCAATGATTACTTCTATATAAATTTCATTGATTTTTTGTGCTAATTCTTTATCTAGCGTTCCATTGATAGCCACAACTCCTCCATAAGCACTCAAAGTATCGCATTTAAGCGCATAGATATAGCTTTGGAGTAAGTTTTCTTTTATAGCAAAACCACAAGCATTTGCATGTTTTACAATGGCTACTGCTGGAGCTTTGTCAAAAGCACTTGCTAAATTCAAAGCTGCGTTAATATCGGTTAGATTATTAAAGCTTGCTTCGCCTTTTAAGGTTGTAAAATTATGTGTGAAAAAATCATCAAATTCATATAAAGCACCTTTTTGATGAGGATTTTCCCCATATCTTGTATCAAATACTTTTTGACCAACAATAAATTTACTCGCACCAAAACCACCATTAAAACGCTCATTCATATAATTTGCTATATAAGCATCATAATTTGCTGTGTGTTCATAAGCTTTGATCATCAATGCTCTTCTAAAATCAAGATCTAAAGTATCATTTTTTAAAGCTTGTATGATTTTATCATAATCTAAAATATCACAAACTACAATGACATTTTTAAAGTTTTTTGCACCACTGCGTATCATAGCAGGACCACCAATATCAATATTTTCTACAATCTCATCAAAATCTTGGGTTAAAATTGTAGTTTTTTTAAAAGGATATAAATTCACACAAAGTAAGTCTATACTTTCTATATTGTATTCTTTGGCTTGTTTTTGGTGGTTTTCATCTTCTCTTTTATACAAAATACCACCATGAATTTTTGGATGTAAGGTTTTTACACGCCCTTCAAACATTTCAGGACTTTGAGTAAAATCACTAACTTCTTGTACTTGCAGGCTATTTTCCTTTAAAAGCTTATAAGTGCCTCCAGTAGATAAAAGCTCAAAACCTAATTTTGCAAGCTCACTAGCAAATTCTACTACTCCTTCTTTATCGCTGACACTAATTAGCGCTTTCATTGATTTTTCCTTTCTATGTATTGTTTTAAAAATTCATAAGACTCATTAACTTCTTGAAATTTTTTTACACCTTCTTTTATTTTTGCTTCATCACTGTTGTTTGCGTTTAAAATATCAGGATGATATTTTTTAGCAAGTTCTCTATAGCGTTTTTTAAGCTCTTGTAAATTTACATTTTCGCTTACACCTAAGACCTCGCATGCTTTTTGCAAATTCATACCCACCTTTTGAGTTTGCATAGAATTTAGAAGTCTCTCAAGTATATTTACATCAAGATTAAATGCCTTGACAATGGCTTTTAATACATCTTTTTTAGTGCTATTGAGTTCGCCATCAATCAA
Proteins encoded in this region:
- a CDS encoding uracil-xanthine permease family protein, whose protein sequence is MENKTDLIYGLEDRPPFAKAFFAALVHLMAMFVAVITPALLICKGLGVDDVNTARIICMSLFASGVASLLQIKTWGPIGSGLLSIQGTSFNFVAPIILGGLVLKNNGLSQEAMLGAIFGTLMLCSTTEMIISQILPFIRRVISPLVSGIVVMIIGLSLINVGLVSAGGGFAAKASGEFGSLQNLLLAGVVIFSIIVLNRFDNAYIRISSLFIAMIIGLLVAMTFENFSFNFNENLPLMFLPDPLHYGLSIDYNLILPLILVFMVTSLETIGDISATSEVSNQPVKGELYAKRLKGGVLANGFNSFVSAFFNTFPNSCFGQNNGVIALTGVASRYVGFIVAFMLMILGLFPIVADITLQIPEPILGGATLVMFGTIAATGVRIISKENLNRRSIIIIAMSLGIGLGVSNNPDILEFMPMWFKTLFSSGIAAGGITAIILNFVFPLEENNKNKVK
- the kdsA gene encoding 3-deoxy-8-phosphooctulonate synthase, coding for MKKMILIAGPCVIENEELVFKVAQELECFLKDDRIDFYFKSSFDKANRTSINSFRGPGLEKGLEILQKVKDKFGMQILTDIHESSQASIAAEVVDVLQIPAFLCRQTDLLVAAAKTKAKINVKKGQFLNPEDIKYSVAKILQTRGVIEEGFEIAKENGVFVAERGSSFGYGNLVVDMRSLVIMRKYAPVIFDATHSVQMPGINGGSSGGKSEFVEPLARAAAAVGVDGFFFETHLDPCKALCDGPNMLDISRLKNCVDTLLKIQEII
- the ribH gene encoding 6,7-dimethyl-8-ribityllumazine synthase translates to MKIIEGNLSLKGDEKIAIINARFNHIITDRLVEGAKDAFLRHGGKEENLSLILVPGAFEIPFALKQACESKKFDGICCVGAVIRGSTPHFDYVAAETTKGIASVGLGANVPVSFGVLTTDTLEQAIERAGSKAGNKGFEAMLTVVEMLNLIQKIKA
- the nusB gene encoding transcription antitermination factor NusB → MATRHQVRQSIVSLLYAAQLNQENKDFINEFLDEKKIRNDQRKFTLDLYNGINEQLALLDEKINECLKEHKLDGVASIEKAILRLGAYEILFTSTQKAIIINEAIELAKEMAGDNAPKFINGVLDKINKEVQ
- the pyrF gene encoding orotidine-5'-phosphate decarboxylase, whose translation is MKLCVAFDVTSYDECINLAKELKGLDLWVKIGLRSYLRDGVKLLEAIKKVDNFKIFLDLKLYDIPNTMADACEELAKLDVNMFNIHASAGKSAMCMIMERLNTLSKRPLVLAVSALTSFDEQEFFSVYKQDIKQAVKDFSKISYESGLDGMVCSVYESLLIKENTSTNFITLTPGIRPFKENSDDQKRVADIQCAKDNLSDFIVVGRPIYKAKEPRKICENILEHLK
- a CDS encoding META domain-containing protein: MKKIIALSIASLAVFSGCSVTNLSVDDLQNKEFTISSYEANGKSYELPQNTKTSISFDNKDKRLFGTAGCNRFFGNYKDQGSSIKIEDNLASTKMLCDQESMKFEDNFLRYFNGEFKIISDDEGIILENKKMKVYLK
- a CDS encoding methyl-accepting chemotaxis protein; translation: MFKSIGAKISLAMISTLLISFIIMQIILQKDSQQTTDRISRANLDTLSTSVFQTLRMAMNLGDPAIIEQAIKDAGEIEGIKDIKIYPSKSTIELFEMQKYAKSDENIINEQFNKPEIKAVEINNNQGHYLRLIRPLIANESCLACHANAKEGDVLGVMDMYNDLKHIDDDLANSAKTYIIIFSVALLFTVFAVLYILKIVVGNPVLDLLKHAKELASGDGDLRARINIKSTDEIGKACTYINQFIEKIQNAVISTNENSQMVDKQSKLLNTNALDLANRTKEGHTKTDESYHLSEQIHTELQDLAELSNNANKANTKSFEVLNTMLDSLNQVVDKVRVVAENEDVLSQKVEVMEKQAEEIKKASDMMGEIADKTNLLSLNAGIEAARAGEFGRGFSVIAEDVRNLAQSSEEFLKNIAIVTKQLVDSINEVSKELKYNAKEINSLNQDAKDLVEGTNEVKVCNENARDLANACMQKISSTQETLQSLLDKMQETVKLSDKNEEISKILLDVAHELNVVCQNLEDELKHFHV
- the purH gene encoding bifunctional phosphoribosylaminoimidazolecarboxamide formyltransferase/IMP cyclohydrolase, with amino-acid sequence MKALISVSDKEGVVEFASELAKLGFELLSTGGTYKLLKENSLQVQEVSDFTQSPEMFEGRVKTLHPKIHGGILYKREDENHQKQAKEYNIESIDLLCVNLYPFKKTTILTQDFDEIVENIDIGGPAMIRSGAKNFKNVIVVCDILDYDKIIQALKNDTLDLDFRRALMIKAYEHTANYDAYIANYMNERFNGGFGASKFIVGQKVFDTRYGENPHQKGALYEFDDFFTHNFTTLKGEASFNNLTDINAALNLASAFDKAPAVAIVKHANACGFAIKENLLQSYIYALKCDTLSAYGGVVAINGTLDKELAQKINEIYIEVIIAANVDDDALEVFKDKKRIKIFTQKAPFLTRAYDKYDFKHIDGGFVYQDSDEVKEDELKNAVLKSEREANEQELKDLEIAMKIAAFTKSNNVVYVKNGAMVAIGMGMTSRIDAAKAAINKAKEMGLDLQGCVLASEAFFPFRDSIDEASKIGVKAIIEPGGSIRDEDIIQAANEYGIALYFSGIRHFLH